In Peptostreptococcaceae bacterium, the genomic window GAAGTAGGACCATCTGTCAAGATGCTTAAGTCTTTCCCCCATGATTCGGTAAAGTCTTTCAGCCGATTCCTGTGACTCTAATCTTTCTCCATAAGGAGGGTTTGTGATTACGCATCCGTTTTTGCTGTTTGAGCTTAGCTCGGAAATATCGCGAACCTGGAAATGAATTGAATCTTCGACGCCGGCTTCGGCGGCGTTTATCTTGGCGGCCTTGATTGCACGTTTGTCTATGTCATACCCTTGTATGTTCAATGACTTATCAAAATCAATAGATGAATATGCTTCCTTTCGGGTTTCTTTCCATATCGATTCGGGTATGAAACCCCATGTTTCTGAAATGAATTTGCGGTTTAAACCGGGCGCTATATTGCGAGCTATCATTGCTGCTTCGATAGGTATGGTTCCTGATCCGCAGAATGGGTCTATCAAGGGCTTGTCAGGATACCAATTGCTAAGCAATACCAAGGCTGCGGCCAAGGTTTCCTTCAATGGAGCAATAACAGGTTCTATTCGGTAGCCTCTCTTATGGAGGCCTTCGCCGCTTGTGTCCATGAGTACGCTTGCTTGGTCATTGAGAATTGCAATGTGTATTGGAAAGCGAGGTCCTGTTTCTTCAAACCAGTCCAAGTTATAGGTTTCCTTCATAGACTCGACAACAGCTTTTTTAGATATGGACTGTATGTCTGAAAGGCTGAAAAGCTTTGACTTGACTGATTTCGCATACACAGGGAAACAAGCGTCTTTAGAAAGATACGTGTTCCACTCGATTTTTTTTACATTTTGAAACAAAGATTCAAAGCTTGTGGCATTGAATTCCGCAAGTTTAATGAAAACACGGTCTGCGCTGCGGAGCCATAAATTGCATTTGCATATATCCTCTTCAATACCCGCAAATTCAACACCTCCGTTGAAAATTTTCAAATCTTTGAATCCAAGGGCCTTAAGTTCTTTGGCTACAACGGATTCCAACCCGAAGGTTGCCGTGGCAATTAATTTGTATTCTGACATAGTATACTCCTTTCATAGTCATACATTATATTATATCAAATAAGGAGGCATTGTTGGCAATTGAGAAGGATTTTCATTGAAAATATTATCGTGTTGTAATATAATTAGCATATGCTATTTATAGGAGGGTACTATGGAAATACGTAAAGAGAGAACAAATGACAACAGCAATATTAAAAAAGTTATCGCAGTAATGAGCGGTAAAGGCGGAGTTGGAAAATCATCGGTAACATCATTGGTGGCTTTGGCGCTGAGTAAACAAGGCTACAAGGTAGGAATAATGG contains:
- a CDS encoding class I SAM-dependent RNA methyltransferase; amino-acid sequence: MSEYKLIATATFGLESVVAKELKALGFKDLKIFNGGVEFAGIEEDICKCNLWLRSADRVFIKLAEFNATSFESLFQNVKKIEWNTYLSKDACFPVYAKSVKSKLFSLSDIQSISKKAVVESMKETYNLDWFEETGPRFPIHIAILNDQASVLMDTSGEGLHKRGYRIEPVIAPLKETLAAALVLLSNWYPDKPLIDPFCGSGTIPIEAAMIARNIAPGLNRKFISETWGFIPESIWKETRKEAYSSIDFDKSLNIQGYDIDKRAIKAAKINAAEAGVEDSIHFQVRDISELSSNSKNGCVITNPPYGERLESQESAERLYRIMGERLKHLDRWSYFIITSHEHFESAFAIKSDKNRKLYNGRIKSYYYQYFSREWGN